A DNA window from Hordeum vulgare subsp. vulgare chromosome 1H, MorexV3_pseudomolecules_assembly, whole genome shotgun sequence contains the following coding sequences:
- the LOC123448953 gene encoding F-box protein At5g52880 has translation MPVRRRAPRPQDTGAVKRYTEMGIAAALSRPWDYPTACRELAELLRHGYAGLPKAAQALAAADVLVAFRRLPDVQTEHALAAANGLLLAVEASLPKQKKSQAVSEFKYSVILHKRRAKVQQEPGPPHIPNDVLIHIFSFLDMRSLVAASLVCWPWNSSANDSKLWKTNYSLFFSASHLSSNSTPVSSGIQNSHALLVQNNVDPVFDDPNLNWKEVFRNKHAECISWSASSNRAICQQCRSILWLSNLTCAAPHHCPKKGRDEVKLMPMLPYAVACYILNAHDRPSSSSDSEDTDSDSENNVPRRLWNSRV, from the exons ATGCCGGTGCGGCGGCGGGCGCCGCGGCCGCAGGACACGGGGGCCGTGAAGAGGTACACGGAGATGGGGATAGCGGCCGCGCTGTCGCGGCCCTGGGACTACCCGACGGCGTGCCGCGAGCTGGCCGAGCTCCTGCGCCACGGGTACGCGGGCCTCCCCAAGGCCGCCCaggccctcgccgccgccgacgTGCTCGTCGCGTTCCGCCGCCTCCCCGA TGTGCAGACAGAACATGCATTAGCGGCAGCCAATGGTCTTCTCCTAGCGGTAGAAGCTTCCCTGCCAAAACAAAAAAAGTCACAAGCTGTTTCAGAGTTCAAGTATTCTGTAATTTTACATAAGAGGCGGGCTAAAGTCCAACAAGAGCCAG GTCCCCCACACATACCAAATGATGTGCTTATTCATATCTTCAGTTTTCTGGACATGCGTTCTTTGGTGGCAGCTAGTCTTGTGTGctg GCCTTGGAATTCATCTGCAAACGACAGCAAGCTGTGGAAAACAAACTACTCCCTCTTCTTTAGCGCGTCCCATTTGAGCTCCAACAGCACGCCTGTATCCAGTGGTATACAAAACAGTCATGCTCTTCTTGTGCAGAATAATGTGGATCCAGTATTTGATGATCCCAATTTGAACTGGAAAGAGGTTTTCCGCAACAAGCATGCAG AGTGCATAAGCTGGAGTGCCTCATCAAATAGAGCAATATGTCAGCAATGCCGTTCGATTCTTTGGCTGAGCAATTTGACGTGTGCTGCTCCTCACCATTGTCCTAAGAAAGGAAGAGATGAAGTAAAACTAATGCCCATGTTACCTTATGCA GTTGCTTGTTACATATTAAATGCTCATGATCGACCGTCTTCATCATCTGACAGTGAAGATACAGATAGTGATTCTGAAAACAACGTGCCCAGACGACTTTGGAATTCTCGTGTTTGA
- the LOC123448944 gene encoding reticulon-like protein B1, translating into MSEQGAGQGSKEESLMDKITEKFHGSSSSSSSSDDEAGRAAGSSSSSVKAKIYRLFGREKPVHSVLGGGKPADLLLWRNKKISGGVLAGATTIWLLFEVLEYHLLTLLCHGFILTLGILFLWSNASAFVNKCPPNIPEVKIPEDLAVNVARSLRYEINRGFASLRAIGQGRDLKKFLIVVAGLWILSALGSSCNFLTLFYIVFMVLYTVPVLYEKYEDKIDAFGEKAMVELKKYYAIFDEKCLSKIPKGPSKDKKQH; encoded by the exons atgaGCGAGCAGGGGGCGGGGCAGGGCAGCAAGGAGGAGTCGCTGATGGACAAGATCACGGAGAAGTTCCacgggtcctcctcctcctcctcgtcgtcggacgACGAGGCGGGGAGGGCCGccgggtcgtcgtcgtcgtccgtcAAGGCCAAGATCTACCGCCTCTTCGGCCGCGAGAAGCCCGTCCACTCCGTCCTCGGCGGCGGCAAGC CCGCCGACCTCTTGCTGTGGAGGAACAAGAAGATCTCCGGCGGGGTGCTCGCGGGCGCCACCACCATCTGGCTGCTGTTTGAGGTCCTGGAGTACCATCTCCTCACCCTCCTCTGCCACGGCTTCATCCTCACCCTGGGCATCCTCTTCCTCTGGTCCAACGCCTCTGCCTTCGTCAACAA GTGCCCTCCCAACATTCCAGAGGTGAAGATCCCTGAGGACCTGGCGGTCAATGTTGCCCGCTCGCTGCGCTATGAGATCAACAGGGGCTTTGCTAGCCTGAGGGCCATTGGCCAAGGCCGCGACCTGAAGAAATTCCTGATT GTGGTTGCAGGCCTGTGGATCCTCTCTGCTCTTGGCAGCTCCTGCAATTTCCTCACCTTGTTCTACATAG TCTTCATGGTACTCTACACCGTGCCTGTCCTGTACGAGAAGTATGAGGACAAGATTGATGCTTTTGGAGAGAAGGCCATGGTCGAACTGAAGAAGTACTACGCCATCTTCGATGAGAAGTGCCTGTCCAAGATTCCCAAGGGTCCGTCCAAGGACAAGAAGCAGCATTAG